In Candidatus Aminicenantes bacterium, one genomic interval encodes:
- a CDS encoding M6 family metalloprotease domain-containing protein, with the protein MHGKKIPLLLLFACAIPALALEPPTRAEHDQYLRDGSLAQRLANARAFGNHLVDPALVWDLRVRLERAALGLPEGPLGALGLPSGRRGGLPAKGSVKVFALLIDFSDFPAVNSVSTIASKLFGDGDTGYPYESLRNYYRRASYNMLEIGGSVLGWYRPSYTRTSMPQTTSAREALIKEALLHFDAQGHDFSKYDNDGNGTIDYFVVVWAGPNNGWSNFWWGYQTSFSDQTFQLDGKRFYAAKYSWQWESRYWPGAYDQIVVMHETGHALGLPDYYDYDATVGPGGGLGGFDMMDANRGDHNCFSKMLLDWISPQAFVYGTRGFALGASGGGQDALILMPESSASQPFDEFFMVQNRTRAANDATLPGDGLIVWHVDARLNTAGTNFRYDNSYTDHKLVRLMEADGLEQIERGYAAGAADYYTAGRTLSPLTTPNCSRYDGTSPGLTLSSIGAAGPVMAFAADIHYTLFPPAGASLTRLQSDFIFFIEYINKLAWANDARNRTRIESYRIYKKPKGAGDEAYVLLAEIAAEASPVYEHRGLKKDEAYAYRIIAIDANGVESTGAEVIQ; encoded by the coding sequence ATGCACGGCAAGAAGATCCCCCTGCTTCTCCTGTTCGCCTGCGCGATCCCGGCCCTGGCGCTCGAACCGCCGACCCGGGCCGAGCACGATCAATACCTGCGCGACGGGAGCCTTGCCCAGCGCCTGGCCAACGCCCGCGCCTTCGGCAACCATCTCGTCGACCCGGCTCTTGTTTGGGACCTGCGGGTTCGACTGGAGCGGGCCGCCCTGGGTCTGCCGGAGGGCCCGCTGGGAGCGCTCGGCCTGCCCAGCGGCCGGCGCGGCGGGCTGCCGGCGAAGGGCAGCGTCAAGGTTTTCGCCCTGCTGATCGATTTCTCCGACTTCCCCGCCGTCAATTCCGTTTCCACGATCGCCTCCAAGCTGTTCGGCGACGGAGACACCGGCTACCCTTACGAAAGCCTGCGCAACTACTACCGCCGGGCCTCCTACAACATGCTCGAGATCGGCGGCTCGGTCCTCGGCTGGTACAGGCCGTCCTATACCCGGACTTCCATGCCGCAGACCACCTCCGCCCGGGAGGCGCTGATCAAGGAGGCTTTGCTCCATTTCGACGCCCAGGGCCACGACTTCTCCAAGTACGACAACGACGGCAACGGGACCATCGATTATTTCGTCGTCGTCTGGGCCGGGCCGAACAACGGTTGGAGCAATTTCTGGTGGGGCTACCAGACCAGCTTCTCCGACCAGACCTTCCAGCTGGACGGCAAGCGGTTCTATGCCGCCAAGTATTCCTGGCAATGGGAATCCCGTTACTGGCCGGGGGCTTACGATCAGATCGTGGTCATGCATGAGACCGGCCACGCCCTGGGCCTGCCCGATTACTACGACTACGACGCCACCGTCGGGCCGGGCGGGGGGCTGGGCGGGTTCGACATGATGGACGCCAACCGCGGCGACCACAACTGTTTCAGCAAAATGCTGTTGGATTGGATCTCCCCGCAAGCCTTCGTCTATGGGACGCGCGGCTTTGCCCTGGGAGCGTCCGGCGGCGGGCAGGACGCGCTGATCCTGATGCCGGAGTCCTCCGCATCCCAGCCGTTCGATGAATTCTTCATGGTCCAGAACCGGACCCGGGCCGCCAACGACGCGACCCTGCCGGGAGACGGGCTGATCGTCTGGCACGTCGACGCCCGGCTGAACACGGCCGGAACGAACTTCCGCTACGACAATTCCTACACCGACCACAAGCTCGTCCGGCTGATGGAGGCCGACGGGCTGGAGCAGATCGAGCGGGGGTACGCCGCGGGAGCCGCCGATTACTACACCGCCGGCCGGACGCTGTCGCCGCTGACCACACCCAACTGTAGCCGCTACGACGGGACCTCGCCCGGCCTGACGCTCAGCTCCATCGGCGCCGCCGGCCCGGTCATGGCCTTCGCCGCCGACATCCATTACACCCTCTTTCCGCCGGCCGGGGCCTCGCTGACCAGGCTTCAGAGCGACTTCATCTTCTTCATCGAATACATCAACAAGCTCGCCTGGGCCAACGACGCCCGGAACCGGACCCGGATCGAGAGCTACCGAATCTACAAAAAGCCCAAGGGCGCGGGGGACGAAGCTTATGTCCTCCTGGCCGAGATCGCGGCCGAAGCCTCCCCCGTCTACGAACACAGGGGGCTGAAAAAGGACGAGGCCTACGCCTACCGAATCATCGCCATCGATGCCAACGGCGTCGAGAGCACCGGGGCGGAGGTGATCCAGTGA